A single genomic interval of Phaeodactylum tricornutum CCAP 1055/1 chromosome 5, whole genome shotgun sequence harbors:
- a CDS encoding predicted protein, whose translation MTQALQPESSDGIGVINKQDASPVTVADFAAQAMILRHLKDAFPDDSFIAEESSAALADEAGLANQVLKASQLGDMDALKESIDLGKEYEHWDGSSRPSRVWCLDPIDGTKGFLRGRRDGGQYAVALALLESGTPTIGILGCPNLPSDPKDFSYVWQKDENLENNQQTRGCIFVASKDGGSFQLPILPKSSSKKIDSQAKYGIIARAGAEYYARLPAPGYVEWIWDHAAGKVVVEEAGGSITDTKGKVIDFSLGAKMSDSVHGVLASSGGVFQSALLNAFIEQEAERQAKNADMNQFQKKHL comes from the exons ATGACCCAAGCTCTACAACCGGAGTCGAGTGACGGCATAGGAGTCATCAACAAGCAAGATGCGTCGCCCGTCACAGTGGCTGATTTTGCGGCACAAGCAATGATTCTGCGCCATCTGAAGGACGCCTTTCCCGACGATTCGTTCATCGCCGAGGAATCCAGCGCAGCCCTTGCAGATGAAGCCGGTTTGGCCAATCAAGTGTTGAAAGCATCTCAATTGGGAGACATGGATGCCTTGAAGGAAAGTATCGATCTCGGGAAAGAGTATGAGCATTGGGATGGATCCAGTAGGCCAAGTCGCGTATGGTGCCTTGATCCAATCGACGGAACCAAAGGTTTCCTTCGCGGCCGGAGAGACGGCGGGCAATATGCAGTTGCGCTGGCTCTCTTAGAAAGTGGAACCCCGACTATTGGTATTTTAGGCTGCCCTAACTTGCCGTCCGATCCCAAGGACTTTTCATATGTTTGGCAGAAAGATGAAAACCTCGAAAACAACCAACAAACACGAGGGTGTATTTTCGTCGCCAGCAAGGATGGGGGATCTTTTCAGCTCCCAATTTTACCAAAAAGTAGCTCTA AAAA AATTGATTCACAAGCAAAGTATGGCATAATAGCACGAGCGGGAGCCGAATACTATGCGCGGTTGCCAGCACCTGGCTACGTGGAGTGGATCTGGGACCATGCGGCTGGAAaggttgttgttgaagaAGCTGGCGGGAGCATAACGGATACAAAAGGTAAGGTTATAGACTTTTCATTGGGTGCTAAAATGAGTGACTCTGTGCATGGTGTACTTGCCAGCAGCGGTGGTGTTTTCCAAAGTGCTTTGTTGAACGCTTTTATAGAGCAAGAGGCTGAACGTCAAGCAAAAAATGCCGACATGAATCAATTCCAAAAAAAGCATTTGTAG
- a CDS encoding predicted protein — MRSIGLVIWIASSAAFVSASVEVATDGYGRRLIEVESMRKARHEHSPLDKTADKAYSQKKFSALTQSLCRAEADGFFGATFGEPLVFQYGFEMETSKYAQLNVIFDAVSEHVMDSVLSSAFPETCRTEGRNLSPFAGRNGRVTGFYFDQQVLPISSGKQEGECLWFVQPSPTPSLKCPPRSCFVSFDDRATDSMIKQVSGPTAVDTSTQDEMGFSELAPSAKTGVVISTAALMAGLLFLFLLARADQRQCQREVPSKGAVNRPYILSHLYSSSRWFSRSSTQSDRTECMLSNDENTYLEAVANAGLGSTCNGNSYRDLLTPPVEYIEAPRLVCTPGQYTDD, encoded by the exons ATGAGAAGCATCGGATTAGTAATTTGGATTGCGTCAAGCGCAGCTTTTGTCAGCGCCAGCGTTGAAGTCGCGACCGATGGGTATGGTCGGCGCTTGATAGAGGTTGAGAGTATGCGCAAAGCACGTCATGAGCACTCTCCTCTGGATAAGACAGCTGACAAGGCGTATTCTCAGAAGAAGTTCTCAGCACTGACACAGTCTCTATGTCGTGCTGAAGCAGACGGTTTCTTCGGTGCCACCTTTGGCGAGCCACTGGTATTTCAGTACGGATTCGAAATGGAAACGTCTAAATACGCACAACTAAATGTCATATTTGATGCTGTGTCAGAGCATGTGATGGATTCCGTCCTTTCCAGCGCATTTCCAGAGACATGCAGAACTGAAGGCAGGAATTTGTCCCCATTTGCTGGCAGAAATGGCAGGGTCACAGGTTTTTATTTCGACCAACAAGTTCTTCCCATCAGCAGTGGTAAGCAAGAAGGGGAATGCCTGTGGTTTGTGCAGCCTTCGCCGACACCTTCCCTCAAATGTCCTCCTCGATCCTGCTTTGTTTCATTCGACGATAGAG CTACGGATTCAATGATAAAGCAGGTGTCCGGTCCCACTGCAGTCGATACAAGCACTCAAGATGAAATGGGATTTTCGGAACTGGCGCCATCGGCCAAAACAGGGGTAGTCATATCAACAGCTGCCTTGATGGCAGGACTACTATTTCTCTTTCTGTTAGCGCGTGCGGACCAGCGGCAATGCCAGAGAGAAGTGCCCAGTAAGGGAGCAGTCAATCGCCCCTACATCTTGTCTCACTTATACAGCAGTTCCCGTTGGTTTTCGAGAAGCAGTACTCAAAGCGACAGGACCGAATGTATGCTGTCGAATGATGAGAATACATATTTGGAGGCTGTCGCCAACGCCGGGCTTGGGTCGACTTGCAATGGGAATTCCTATCGAGATTTATTGACACCTCCCGTGGAATATATCGAGGCTCCCCGCCTTGTCTGCACACCAGGGCAGTACACTGATGAT
- a CDS encoding predicted protein, which yields MAVALRAILSTFSSAKKSRKPTTTINKMKPYQMLALIIVCTTTTSAEVASFKLERTRNLQRHWSPPNEKDVESNMISLVPTLFPTVSPTSSPTIVIPGITDPEDGGNETNDAGPNSGGIGAGTVSAIAVGGAILVIGAAYLSRRSAVAASASQAADGGSAV from the exons ATGGCCGTTGCTCTCCGTGCAATTCTCTCCACTTTTTCGAGTGCTAAAAAATCACGTAAGCCCACCACAACtatcaacaaaatgaaaccttATCAAATGCTTGCATTAATTATTGTATGTACCACGACTACTTCAGCAGAGGTAGCTTCTTTCAAGCTTGAAAGGACCCGCAACCTTCAGCGTCACTGGAGCCCTCCTAATGAAAAAGATGTTGAAAGCAATATGATTTCCT TGGTTCCGACGCTATTTCCTACGGTATCCCCGACATCTAGTCCAACAATTGTCATTCCTGGTATTACAGATCCCGAGGATGGTGGAAATGAAACAAATGATGCCGGGCCAAACAGCGGCGGTATTGGAGCAGGAACGGTATCCGCAATCGCAGTTGGTGGAGCCATTCTGGTGATAGGAGCAGCATATCTTTCGCGGAGATCCGCTGTGGCTGCCAGTGCATCGCAAGCTGCTGACGGAGGATCCGCAGTTTAG
- a CDS encoding predicted protein (Gene of unknown function, expressed under conditins of nitrate depletion; Pt_46318, Gene of unknownn function): protein MKFSIALVLLFCGEAAASGRHRKACGESSGCNYVVVPHEAGEAPGNEDFARLLLEAHDGRRTEDVMSIVTTLNPSDSGVLSPSASPPSSGGGVPSPTATSGNGDASPDSDGSNSEMSSPPDGSGPGSCQTDEGFFGSMEGNQVTVTFGYELETDATLTSETLVTDALPPLENSFNDYLLPTLFPSDCAQGTRQRKLQGVHRRLRLMGISVRPDDTPLEDVVCAGQSDPGNSCVVIRGQISLFIDESTRRLQEESALVQRTIQVGMSTGAFDDAHPGIVRVSYVDLEGSGSGVSPPVNEGDRDAPQDSSSSSNGLLIGLMIAGAGTLFIVLGAIMYRRKKSKDIDDSDPASTIGPETTLGHDTVADETDEGPEAGKSSPQRARASSGEYSALTAPFPSTGSVTTVDSNFVKRFEHV from the exons ATGAAATTTTCCATCGCTCTCGTCCTCCTATTTTGTGGAGAAGCAGCAGCCAGTGGACGGCATCGTAAAGCCTGCGGAGAATCCTCAGGTTGCAACTATGTTGTCGTACCGCACGAAGCTGGGGAAGCGCCTGGTAACGAGGACTTTGCTCGGCTCTTGCTGGAGGCCCACGATGGCCGTAGAACAG AGGATGTAATGAGCATTGTCACAACGCTCAACCCCTCCGATTCTGGAGTACTATCCCCGTCTGCTTCACCGCCTAGTTCCGGTGGCGGAGTTCCTTCTCCTACGGCTACCTCCGGAAATGGCGACGCATCTCCAGACAGTGATGGCTCGAATTCCGAAATGTCATCGCCGCCGGATGGCTCTGGACCCGGTTCTTGCCAAACGGACGAAGGATTTTTTGGTTCGATGGAGGGAAATCAGGTGACCGTTACTTTCGGGTACGAACTGGAAACGGACGCGACCTTGACATCCGAGACATTGGTGACCGACGCTCTTCCTCCTCTGGAAAATTCCTTCAATGACTATCTTTTGCCAACGTTGTTTCCATCGGATTGTGCTCAAGGAACTCGCCAGCGCAAGCTACAAGGTGTGCATCGCCGACTCCGACTTATGGGGATCAGTGTCCGCCCCGACGATACGCCTTTGGAAGATGTTGTATGCGCTGGCCAAAGCGACCCCGGTAATAGCTGTGTCGTGATCCGCGGTCAAATATCCTTGTTTATTGATGAATCCACTAGACGTCTGCAAGAAGAGAGTGCCCTCGTTCAAAGGACCATCCAAGTGGGGATGTCCACCGGAGCTTTTGACGACGCCCACCCTGGAATTGTTCGAGTCTCGTATGTTGATCTTGAAGGCTCGGGATCTGGCGTCTCGCCTCCAGTCAATGAAGGTGACAGGGACGCCCCCCAAGacagcagtagtagtagcaatGGTTTGCTGATTGGTCTCATGATCGCCGGAGCTGGAACACTTTTTATTGTCCTTGGGGCGATCATGTACCGCCGTAAGAAGTCAAAAGACATTGATGATTCCGATCCAGCATCGACCATTGGACCCGAAACGACATTGGGACACGATACGGTAGCCGACGAAACCGATGAAGGTCCAGAAGCTGGTAAAAGCTCCCCTCAGAGAGCCAGGGCTTCTTCAGGCGAATACTCGGCGTTGACAGCTCCCTTTCCGTCTACAGGATCGGTAACTACAGTTGATTCGAATTTTGTGAAGCGATTCGAACATGTGTAG
- a CDS encoding predicted protein, producing the protein MTALIVTMVGGLLMVGSSSSVNRPVEAFQNQRIFRTTSVTRSQRQGGLPLRMTFLSMPPSQLSSSSGEFSYQDESQSTDDDSQLLGYLPDNGSSLPPLTKSLVRKATENYIYGTIRRPITFDQLISAIEEEYRCTDVPLRVGSAFFDVSSSGEEVDESIAEVLSMAALHRIPKEITLELVAESLADASTSWVESISIFAQNGWDAVSFPKGLALRPKRKYATDLTNSPKTLFGWRQQKALVEAARRAVSHASVATAPKRRLKSRDEFLSFMATQLSATANPSKKVTKEDLLFFPRSIPMQKISFSQIAKKLKRTADRQYAMLKAQGRAGFLAYAYFNFVFYTAGILWQWRRVAPADPFSNSSVMVICLRKFGRVFGSLYILSSILKLPKLFSAVAMAPAAKLTLERAKKKLNVGDNYASALIVGLLAILWSGIVAVPFFTEYARLRRFLYLDRVVQGYVFQPV; encoded by the coding sequence ATGACGGCCTTGATTGTAACTATGGTCGGGGGGCTTCTGATGGTCGGTAGTAGTTCATCCGTAAACAGACCAGTGGAGGCCTTTCAAAACCAAAGAATCTTCCGGACTACTTCGGTGACACGATCTCAGCGACAGGGGGGACTGCCTCTGCGCATGACATTTCTTTCTATGCCCCCCTCGCAATTGTCCAGCTCTTCGGGAGAGTTTTCCTATCAGGATGAATCCCAATCAACAGATGATGATTCCCAACTTCTGGGGTATTTGCCGGACAACGGCTCTAGCTTACCTCCACTCACCAAATCTCTGGTTCGAAAAGCAACCGAAAACTATATTTACGGAACTATTCGGAGACCGATCACTTTCGATCAGCTCATCTCGGCAATCGAGGAAGAGTACAGGTGCACTGATGTTCCTCTGCGAGTCGGTTCTGCCTTCTTCGATGTCTCTTCATCCGGTGAAGAAGTAGATGAGTCGATCGCTGAAGTGCTCTCCATGGCCGCTCTTCACCGAATCCCTAAAGAAATTACCCTGGAACTCGTAGCAGAGTCATTAGCGGATGCTTCAACGTCGTGGGTGGAAAGTATATCCATATTTGCACAAAATGGCTGGGACGCGGTATCGTTCCCTAAGGGGTTGGCATTGAGGCCGAAACGAAAGTATGCGACTGACCTGACGAATAGTCCCAAAACGCTTTTTGGGTGGCGGCAACAAAAGGCGTTGGTTGAGGCCGCCAGAAGAGCCGTCTCACATGCGAGCGTTGCAACAGCACCTAAAAGGAGGCTGAAGAGCCGTGACGAATTTCTTAGCTTCATGGCCACACAACTTTCTGCTACTGCGAATCCTTCGAAGAAAGTTACCAAAGAAGATTTGCTGTTCTTCCCCCGCAGTATTCCAATGCAAAAGATCTCCTTCTCTCAAATAGCGAAAAAGCTAAAAAGAACCGCCGACAGACAATACGCCATGTTGAAAGCACAAGGGCGAGCTGGCTTCCTGGCCTATGCCTACTTCAATTTTGTGTTTTACACAGCAGGCATTCTGTGGCAATGGCGGAGAGTGGCTCCCGCTGATCCGTTTTCAAACTCTTCAGTCATGGTCATTTGTTTACGTAAATTTGGACGTGTGTTTGGATCTCTGTATATACTATCGAGCATTCTTAAGCTGCCCAAGCTGTTCTCCGCCGTGGCCATGGCACCCGCCGCGAAATTGACGCTGGAACGTGCGAAGAAGAAGTTAAACGTTGGAGATAATTACGCTTCTGCTTTGATTGTTGGATTGCTGGCCATTTTGTGGTCTGGCATTGTGGCGGTTCCTTTCTTTACCGAGTACGCGCGGCTGCGGCGGTTCCTTTACCTGGATAGAGTGGTGCAAGGCTATGTGTTCCAGCCAGTCTAG
- a CDS encoding predicted protein: protein MHLPSLVMTGSSVIVGLNGALQKRFVLPRSTELIPGNVLRAAEVQSGVGGKGQDVAITLSCLQYDANLQVAQFIGMGAEGDTVHKMLSDLLGNDAMKLTVRQDSGMRTCTSIVASGTTTELVEPSGMIQVDEMNELMKKLENLEASALCIMGSMPPGCDEDTYAKIYEKVATPSTLCLIDSMNGLEPLLQRIAATPNHGPTILKLNASELCKLANVKKSNNEAGGVLPDELVRAVLNFLEIAHPAAARALSAIAITDGAHPGYMAVMPVAEEAEFRLFELPVTNLMDKSPRNLSLTLYPIGAGDAVAAGTLAAWKSLTAEKDAPPCVHTDVHYALAGNESPTSRVMLAAFAFGLACGSASCLQEQNSVLKIDDALLLYNKEGRPSFVSSNPILTSSKART from the coding sequence ATGCACCTTCCCTCTCTTGTTATGACGGGATCTTCCGTGATTGTCGGCTTGAACGGAGCTCTACAAAAACGCTTCGTGCTGCCTCGTTCCACAGAACTCATTCCTGGGAACGTCCTTCGTGCCGCGGAAGTTCAAAGTGGTGTCGGTGGCAAAGGGCAAGATGTCGCCATCACGCTGAGTTGTTTGCAATACGATGCCAATTTACAGGTGGCACAATTTATCGGTATGGGAGCTGAGGGAGATACGGTGCACAAAATGCTTTCGGATTTGTTGGGCAACGACGCCATGAAGCTAACGGTGCGACAAGATAGTGGCATGCGAACCTGCACCAGCATTGTGGCGTCGGGTACAACAACTGAGTTGGTGGAACCTAGCGGAATGATTCAGGTGGATGAAATGAATGAGCTTATGAAGAAATTAGAAAATTTGGAGGCATCTGCGCTCTGTATAATGGGAAGCATGCCTCCTGGTTGCGATGAAGACACATACGCCAAAATTTACGAAAAGGTCGCTACCCCCTCCACCCTATGTTTGATTGATTCCATGAATGGGTTAGAGCCATTGCTTCAGCGGATAGCCGCTACACCTAACCACGGTCCTACAATTTTAAAATTGAATGCCTCCGAACTCTGCAAATTGGCAAACGTGAAGAAGTCGAATAACGAAGCAGGAGGAGTTCTACCGGACGAGCTCGTGCGAGCGGTTTTAAATTTTCTAGAAATCGCTCACCCTGCTGCAGCTCGAGCTCTTTCTGCAATTGCCATTACAGATGGCGCTCACCCGGGATATATGGCCGTTATGCCGGTggccgaagaagccgaatTCCGTTTATTCGAACTCCCCGTTACCAATCTTATGGACAAGTCGCCACGGAATCTTAGCTTGACACTATATCCAATTGGTGCCGGCGATGCGGTAGCGGCAGGCACATTAGCGGCGTGGAAGTCGCTGACTGCTGAGAAGGACGCACCTCCCTGTGTTCACACCGACGTTCACTATGCGCTCGCTGGCAACGAAAGCCCAACCAGTCGTGTCATGCTTGCTGCATTTGCATTTGGATTAGCATGTGGATCGGCATCTTGCCTACAAGAGCAAAATTCGGTGCTGAAGATTGAcgacgccttgttgctgtACAACAAAGAAGGACGACCTTCCTTTGTATCAAGTAACCCGATTTTGACTAGCTCCAAGGCAAGGACTTGA
- a CDS encoding predicted protein codes for MAEEIQKQYGCSYTQDHQHDEDVRHNEDLPFAITEHQPLHLDCSSEFLPHIPSVVQKRHGEVSQESSERVTPHLATSITSVRTDDQSLATSSAEYHQHSLIQPDFNLVEDAASMIDPNASLQLGASQQRKAYVQQHQSNDRHEMDGQSPTLSSLWDHADDRIPIHNRANLRLQAFPEDDTTVASTKGNSMICSFPDLHNPNLTPHLTTRTRQNHWIPIRNPFIFGAAGSLVPTARVLSEERRLASLAGATASVTGDKSFVVHIDFAVPSGFREVLDVIGNPDMLQLWCDPIRDLIITSSSEGAKNALYREGGGPSSRNRAYEGEWIDATATQLVAPANTSVVFRAGRILSAMMGFPVYGTITMFVERQRGQVSLTIGPFPGNTEVCHKIKVTETGPQKIRIADEVQLGRKEHGDCIGRAFDWMQTFFLPSTDDYIDQVLSSMARLRFLIENGEATAPAAVDHSLISPLLSPSA; via the coding sequence ATGGCCGAAGAAATACAGAAGCAATATGGTTGTTCTTATACACAGGATCACCAACACGATGAAGATGTGCGTCACAACGAAGATTTACCCTTCGCGATCACTGAACATCAACCTTTGCACCTCGATTGCAGTAGCGAATTTTTACCTCATATCCCATCTGTAGTGCAGAAGCGACACGGCGAAGTGTCCCAAGAGTCTTCCGAAAGGGTCACTCCGCACTTAGCTACCTCAATTACCAGCGTGCGCACCGATGACCAAAGCCTCGCGACATCATCCGCTGAGTACCATCAACATTCTTTGATACAACCTGACTTTAACTTAGTAGAGGACGCGGCATCAATGATTGATCCAAACGCATCTTTGCAGCTTGGCGCCTCacagcaaagaaaagcatATGTTCAACAACACCAGTCTAACGACCGGCATGAAATGGATGGTCAGTCTCCAACTTTATCCAGCCTCTGGGATCACGCAGATGATCGAATTCCGATCCACAATAGGGCTAATTTACGGCTCCAGGCTTTTCCGGAAGACGACACAACTGTGGCCAGTACAAAGGGTAATAGTATGATTTGCTCTTTTCCTGACCTACACAACCCAAACCTGACGCCTCACCTGACGACGCGCACGCGACAAAATCATTGGATACCCATACGCAATCCGTTTATTTTCGGGGCCGCCGGAAGTTTAGTTCCCACGGCGAGAGTTCTCTCGGAAGAACGACGTCTGGCCTCGTTGGCTGGAGCGACAGCTTCTGTGACTGGAGATAAGTCCTTTGTGGTGCATATTGACTTTGCAGTGCCTTCTGGTTTTCGCGAAGTGCTAGACGTAATCGGGAATCCCGATATGCTACAGTTGTGGTGTGATCCAATACGTGATCTTATTATTACAAGTAGTAGTGAAGGGGCAAAGAATGCTTTGTACCGTGAAGGGGGTGGTCCGAGTTCGAGGAATCGCGCATACGAGGGTGAATGGATTGACGCCACCGCCACGCAGCTGGTCGCACCTGCCAATACGAGTGTAGTTTTTCGAGCCGGCCGGATTCTTTCAGCGATGATGGGGTTCCCTGTATATGGCACAATCACTATGTTTGTTGAACGTCAGCGTGGACAAGTGAGCCTAACGATTGGACCATTCCCAGGCAATACCGAAGTCTGTCACAAAATAAAAGTGACTGAAACGGGACCACAAAAGATTCGCATTGCTGATGAGGTCCAACTGGGTCGAAAAGAGCATGGTGACTGCATTGGTCGCGCGTTCGACTGGATGCAAACGTTCTTCTTGCCTTCGACTGACGACTACATTGATCAAGTTTTGAGTAGCATGGCTCGCTTAAGATTTTTGATCGAAAATGGGGAGGCGACGGCACCCGCGGCTGTTGATCATAGTTTGATATCACCGTTACTTTCTCCATCGGCTTGA